The Priestia filamentosa sequence TAGAAGTAGTACCTTGCGTTCGATTTTATTGCAATTTTACATAAAAAGCATTACTATTATTATAAAAGTCAAATATAGTCAAAGTCAGGAGGGGAAAGGGTGCGAAATATTTCTGACATTATTGAACAGTATCTAAAAGAAGTTTTAGATGTGAGTGACCAAGATATTGTAGAAATTAAACGTAGTGAAATTGCTCATAAGTTTCAATGTGTCCCTTCCCAAATTAACTACGTAATCAACACACGCTTTACCGTTGAACGCGGGTATGTAGTGGAAAGTAAACGTGGTGGTGGAGGCTTTATTAGAATTATCAAGGTACAATCTAATGACTACTTAGATCTTTTTAACCAAGTACTTGCAATGGTAAATGAACGAGTACCTCAATCAACTGCGGAAAGTTTGATTATTCGCCTAGTTGAAGAGGAGTTCATTACAAAGAGAGAAGCAAAAGTCATGTTAAGTGTTATTGATAATTCTGTTCTTAATGTTGATCCTCATCATCGTGATCAGCTTCGTGCTAGAATGTTAAAAGCTATGCTGCTAGCTTTACAGCATCGATAAGAAAGTATGTTAATAAGATTAGAGATAGGTTAATGTATTTTTACAAAGTGACAAGAAGTGTGAGGTGAGTAAGGATTGATTTGTCAACAATGTCATATGAGAGAAGCTGCTATTCATTTTACTGAAGTGTCAAATGGACAACAGCAGAAGATACACCTTTGCGAAAAGTGTGCAAAAGAGCGAGGAGACTTGTTTATGCTCTCAGATCATGAAAACTTTTCCATGAATGATTTGCTTGCAGGGTTGTTAAACTTTGATTCTGCTTTTAAAGAAGCTGAAAAATCATTTCAACAAGCTCCATTACACTGTCCTCATTGTAAAATGACATATAAACAGTTTGCTAAGGTTGGACGTTTTGGTTGTGCTCATTGCTACCAAGCATTTCAACAGAAATTAACCCCTTTTCTAAAACGTTTGCAAGGGGGGAATTCTCTTCATCGTGGAAAGATCCCACAAAGAGCAGGCGAAAATATTCAATTAAAAAAGGAATTGGAAAATTTAAAAGCGAAGTTAAAACAATACGTAGAAGCAGAGGAGTTTGAAGAGGCTGCAAAATTACGTGATGAAATTAGGGAACTGAATCGTCAGCTAGATCAAAAGAGAGGAGAGTCTTAATCAATGTCATTACATCATTTTTTAAATCAGGCCATCAGTCCATGGATGAACAGTGATGGACCGGATTCTGACATTGTATTAAGCACAAGAATTCGGTTAGCACGTAACTTTGAAGACTATGTTTTTCCGTTAATTGCTCAAGAAGAAGGAGACAGTGTTGTAACCTTCGTAAAAGAAAAAATTATGAATCGTCCTACGAGATGGGATTTTGAATTGTTAGAAATGAAGGAATTAGAGCCCCTTGAAAAGAAAGTATTAGTAGAAAAACATCTTATTAGTCCTTATCTTGCTGAGCAGTCTGAAGAAGGGGCTTGTATTCTATCACAGAATGAATCAGTAAGTATTATGTTGAATGAAGAAGATCATCTACGAATACAATGTTTATTCCCGGGGTTCCAGCTTGATAATGCTCTTCGTTTGGCGATGGAGTTAGATGATTGGATAGAGGAAAGAGCAGGCTATGCTTTTGATGAGACAATGGGCTATTTAACAAGTTGCCCAACTAATGTTGGCACAGGACTTCGTGCATCTGTTATGCTACATTTACCAGCTTTAGTTCTAACTCAACAGATTAATAAGATTGTACCAGCTATCAATCAGCTAGGACTCGTTGTACGAGGGATTTATGGGGAAGGAAGTCAAGCTTTAGGAAATATATTTCAAGTTTCTAATCAGATCACTTTAGGGAAAAGTGAAGAAGACATTGTAAGTGATCTACAAAGTGTTGTAAAACAGCTTATTGCTCATGAACGATCAGCAAGGGAAGCCCTTGTACATACATCAAGTATTGAGCTTGAAGATCGTTTATACCGCTCATATGGAGTATTAACCAATGCGCGTATAATAGAATCTAAAGAAGCCGCTCAATGTTTATCGGATGTTAGACTCGGTATTGATCTTGGCTATATTGAAGGCATTACGAGAAGCATCCTAAACGAGCTTATGGTTGTAACGCAGCCAGGTTTCCTACAGCAATATGCAGGTGGACCTCTTCGTCCAAATCAACGGGACATTAGAAGAGCATCTTTAATAAGGGAACGCTTGCAGTTAGAAAAAGACAATCGAAATCGGATGGAGAGTGATGAAGGATGATGTTTGGAAGATTTACAGAGCGCGCTCAGAAAGTATTAGCATTAGCCCAAGAGGAAGCACTTCGTCTTGGACATAACAATATTGGTACAGAACATATCCTACTAGGAATCGTTCGTGAAGGTGAAGGGATTGCGGCAAAAGCCCTACTTGCACTTAACTTAGGTACTGATAAAGTTCAAAAAGAAGTAGAATCCCTAATTGGTCGTGGCCAAGAAGTAGCTCAAACTGTTCATTATACACCTCGAGCTAAAAAAGTCATTGAGCTCTCCATGGATGAAGCTCGTAAACTTGGTCATTCTTATGTAGGAACAGAGCACATTTTATTAGGTCTTATCCGCGAAGGTGAAGGTGTTGCCGCTCGCGTTTTAAATAATCTAGGAGTGAGCTTAAATAAAGCTCGTCAGCAAGTACTTCAGCTTCTTGGTAGTAATGAAGCAAATGCAAATCACCAAGGAAGTGGAACGCCAAATGCTAACACACCAACGTTAGATGGATTAGCACGTGATTTAACAGCTATTGCTCGTGAAGGAAGTCTTGATCCTGTTATTGGCCGTAGCAAAGAAATTCAGCGTGTCATTGAAGTACTAAGTCGTCGTACGAAAAATAATCCTGTGTTAATTGGAGAACCTGGTGTTGGTAAAACAGCAATTGCAGAAGGATTAGCACAACAAATTGTAAACAACGAAGTTCCTGAGATTTTAAGAGATAAGCGTGTAATGACGTTAGATATGGGAACAGTTGTAGCTGGAACAAAATATCGTGGAGAGTTTGAGGATCGCTTGAAGAAAGTTATGGATGAAATTCGTCAAGCTGGAAACATCATTTTATT is a genomic window containing:
- a CDS encoding CtsR family transcriptional regulator; the protein is MRNISDIIEQYLKEVLDVSDQDIVEIKRSEIAHKFQCVPSQINYVINTRFTVERGYVVESKRGGGGFIRIIKVQSNDYLDLFNQVLAMVNERVPQSTAESLIIRLVEEEFITKREAKVMLSVIDNSVLNVDPHHRDQLRARMLKAMLLALQHR
- a CDS encoding UvrB/UvrC motif-containing protein gives rise to the protein MICQQCHMREAAIHFTEVSNGQQQKIHLCEKCAKERGDLFMLSDHENFSMNDLLAGLLNFDSAFKEAEKSFQQAPLHCPHCKMTYKQFAKVGRFGCAHCYQAFQQKLTPFLKRLQGGNSLHRGKIPQRAGENIQLKKELENLKAKLKQYVEAEEFEEAAKLRDEIRELNRQLDQKRGES
- a CDS encoding protein arginine kinase: MSLHHFLNQAISPWMNSDGPDSDIVLSTRIRLARNFEDYVFPLIAQEEGDSVVTFVKEKIMNRPTRWDFELLEMKELEPLEKKVLVEKHLISPYLAEQSEEGACILSQNESVSIMLNEEDHLRIQCLFPGFQLDNALRLAMELDDWIEERAGYAFDETMGYLTSCPTNVGTGLRASVMLHLPALVLTQQINKIVPAINQLGLVVRGIYGEGSQALGNIFQVSNQITLGKSEEDIVSDLQSVVKQLIAHERSAREALVHTSSIELEDRLYRSYGVLTNARIIESKEAAQCLSDVRLGIDLGYIEGITRSILNELMVVTQPGFLQQYAGGPLRPNQRDIRRASLIRERLQLEKDNRNRMESDEG